In a single window of the Jaculus jaculus isolate mJacJac1 chromosome Y, mJacJac1.mat.Y.cur, whole genome shotgun sequence genome:
- the LOC123457058 gene encoding deleted in azoospermia-like encodes MDFATTSETPSLAISTEDNIQTSSAAISQGCVILKDRVIPNTVLLSAATSVTPNSIISREASTQMSSAATSQGYVLPEGRVILNTVFVGGIGLRMDETEIRGVFARFGSVNEVKIISDRYGLSKGYGFVSFCNNVDVQKIVESQITFHGKKLNLGPAIRKQNICE; translated from the exons ATGGAT TTTGCTACAACTTCCGAGACTCCAAGTTTAGCCATCTCCACAGAGGACAACATCCAGACATCCTCAGCTGCCATCAGCCAAGGCTGTGTTATACTGAAAGACAGAGTCATTCCAAACACTGTTTTGTTG TCTGCTGCAACTTCTGTGACTCCAAATTCAATCATCTCCAGAGAGGCCAGCACCCAGATGTCCTCAGCTGCCACCAGCCAAGGCTATGTTTTACCCGAAGGCAGAGTCATTCTAAACACTGTTTTTGTTGGCGGAATTGGTCTTAGG ATGGATGAAACTGAAATCAGGGGTGTCTTTGCTAGATTTGGCTCAGTAAATGAAGTGAAGATAATCAGTGATAGATATGGTTTGTCCAAAGG CTATGGGTTTGTGTCATTTTGTAACAATGTGGATGTGCAGAAGATAGTAGAA tcacAGATAACATTTCATGGTAAAAAGCTAAATCTTGGCCCTGCAATCAGGAAACAAAATATatgtgagtaa